DNA from Brachyspira aalborgi:
TCCATTCACTAGCGTCTTTGCTGTCAGTTTGAGATGGTTTTAATTTTGTATTATCATAAGTGGAGTTAGTTTTTGTTGATTTTAATACCGCATCTCTTGATTTTTTTGCTAAACCTTCATTTCTAGAAATGCTTCCGTCTTTATTCCAAATTGAAACTTTATCTTTAATTAATCCATTTTCATACATTAAAGAATTAAGCACTTCAATTTTTCCGTCACTTTTCTTATAATAATAGCATGCAATTTGAGGATTCTCGGGAAGCATTCCCCAAAATATGCAATTTGTTTCTATTTTGCCTTTTATATATATGTTTGTTATATTGGCGTCATTGTCGAAATAATATCTTTTATATCCGCTATCGATTGTAAAGTGCCAGCTTGTTAGACCTTTATAATATGCCATTAATTCGCCTTTGGGATATTGTTTTTTCATTTCCATTAATTTTACTAAAAAATCTTTTGCGACTTTAGTGTCTTTTTGAGGTGGTTCATAATTATATTTTGTAAGTCTAGAATTTCCGTTATTACCGCCATTATTACCCCCCCCCCGTTATATCTCGAGATTTACGGCAACTTGTAATAAGTAATATTATAAAAATTATTGAAATTATTTTATTTTTCATTTTGTTTTTAATTCCTTTTAATTATTAAAAAATTTATGGAAATTATACTATAATTAAAAAAATAATCAAATTTGAAAATCGATTATAATTTTTATTTTAATTAAATAAAGTTAAATAAAAAACAAGGAGTTTAAACCCCTTGTTATTATACATTGTCTTAAAAAGAAATATAAATAATATTATCTTTTAGCTTGTTCGTATTGTTTAGGAAAAGGAATATCTATTCCTAAAATTCTTGCAGCTTGCAAAGCCCAATAAGGATTTCTTAAAAGCTCTCTTCCGATATAAACCGCATCCGCCGCTCCGTTTCTAACTATCATATTAGCCATTTTTGGCTCGCTTAAAAGTCCGCCTCCGATACAAGGAACGGTTATATATTGTTTTAATTCTCTTGCAAAAGGTATTTGATAACCTTCATAAGGAATTATTTTTCCATCCGCAGTCACAGCGCCAGTGCTTACATTTATAGAATCAAATAATTTTTCATTTTCAAGAGGCTTTAACATTTCGGCAAAATCTTTAACCGTGTTTCCGCCTTCTTTCCAATCGTAAGAAGAAATTCTTATTTGAATCGGGAAGTCTTTTCCTACGGCTTCTCTTCCTTTTCTTAAAACTTCTTCCAATATTTTTACTCTATTTTTTCCGTATTCGTCCTCTCTCTTATTTGAAAGCGGAGATAAAAATTCAGAAATCAAATAACCATGCGCCGCATGAATTTCTATTAAATCAAATCCCGCTTTAACCGCTCTTTTAAAAGCGCTAGCAAAAGCGTCAACAACTTCTTTTATATCTTCTTTTGTCATTTCAACGGGCGTTCTGTATTTATCGTTAAACGCTATCGGGCTTGGCGCGTGAATTTTATCGGTTTTTACAGATTCGCATTTTCTTCCCGCATGATTAATTTGAATTCCAATTTTAGCTCCGTTATTATGAACGGCGTTTACAAGTTTGCTTAAGCCTTCTATATATTTGTCGTCCCAAATAGCCAAATCGTTATCGGTTATCATGCTTATATAAGGCAAAACTCCCGTAGCTTCAACTATGATTAATCCCGCTCCGCCAATCGCTCTTGTAGTATAATGTTGAATATGCCAATCGTTTACAAATCCGTCTTCTGCGC
Protein-coding regions in this window:
- a CDS encoding NADH:flavin oxidoreductase/NADH oxidase, coding for MKPEKSNLFTPLKIGNLEIKNRIVMPPMCMYSAEDGFVNDWHIQHYTTRAIGGAGLIIVEATGVLPYISMITDNDLAIWDDKYIEGLSKLVNAVHNNGAKIGIQINHAGRKCESVKTDKIHAPSPIAFNDKYRTPVEMTKEDIKEVVDAFASAFKRAVKAGFDLIEIHAAHGYLISEFLSPLSNKREDEYGKNRVKILEEVLRKGREAVGKDFPIQIRISSYDWKEGGNTVKDFAEMLKPLENEKLFDSINVSTGAVTADGKIIPYEGYQIPFARELKQYITVPCIGGGLLSEPKMANMIVRNGAADAVYIGRELLRNPYWALQAARILGIDIPFPKQYEQAKR